A window from Neodiprion fabricii isolate iyNeoFabr1 chromosome 2, iyNeoFabr1.1, whole genome shotgun sequence encodes these proteins:
- the LOC124174568 gene encoding GATA-type transcription factor SRE1-like isoform X3, which yields MFNVPPKFYELCRLCLSSDGVKLSIFDEEGTQRNFADKILTCLSIAVNDGDSLPPIICHRCVYKLDVLHNFREVSRKSDVILKQYLDYAMQLSNGDQDNQSFSTAKVADLSPLQSFLQLNKTLFNEKPNSPASIQNVSPSTQTHHLELRTKEMPEQDAIKCEPEDDTCSNSSDPERLEIEDRDPESDGEENGYDMTVSKRVKLDTGYESSKQSTPNRSPVNRMDTPESNCSDTHIDQETTKLWQALAKQIGITAVETGKVSPQIRFYRDTQGTTIERTMPDCSVLGNRTNMSCIDNKSTSMDSNPSSPASVGKKETKGRRKQSYPSKAPASPDVINYHHESSEEQAHDFTAWSNKMKGKVGEQKQFDPHSGNIAKKVDMSCTNCGTMTTTIWRRNMKGEMVCNACGLYYKLHGVNRPVTMRRDTIHTRRRRPKGEKPTRHRKKGDGNSSQPEQLDSESADMLAALRRQIQPHLMMAALTPPRIPGTHPPPTSTPQLNYPLPLPGYMMHHLKSEVMEQQRNITEEADEGDEENVSDVPLNLVATSLSVDAQ from the exons ATGTTTAATGTACCGCCAAAATTTTACGAGCTGTGTCGCCTTTGTTTATCGTCGGACGGTGTAAAATTATCCATTTTTGACGAAGAGGGCACGCAGCGTAACTTCGCTGACAAGATACTTACGTGCCTATCGATAGCG GTGAATGATGGGGACTCTCTTCCACCAATCATATGCCATCGCTGTGTGTACAAGTTAGATGTACTTCATAACTTCCGTGAAGTATCTCGCAAGTCTGATGTCATCCTGAAACAGTATCTGGATTATGCCATGCAACTGTCTAACGGAGACCAG GACAATCAATCTTTCTCCACTGCCAAAGTAGCAGACTTAAGTCCGCTCCAGTCGTTTCTTCAATTGAACAAAACCCTTTTCAATGAGAAGCCCAATTCTCCAGCCAGTATTCAAAATGTATCGCCGTCAACGCAGACTCATCACTTAGAATTACGCACGAAGGAGATGCCTGAGCAAGACGCGATAAAATGTGAACCAGAAGATGATACGTGCTCAAACAGTTCCGACCCAGAGAGATTGGAGATCGAAGATCGTGATCCTGAATCTGATGGGGAAGAAAATGGCTATGACATGACCGTTAGTAAGAGGGTCAAATTGGATACTGGATACGAAAGTTCTAAACAAAGTACACCCAATCGAAGTCCTGTTAATAGAATGGACACTCCCGAAAGCAACTGTTCTGACACACACATCGATCAAGAGACAACAAAACTTTGGCAGGCACTTGCAAA GCAGATCGGTATCACCGCCGTTGAGACTGGCAAAGTGTCTCCGCAGATACGATTCTACCGGGATACCCAGGGTACAACAATTGAGCGAACAATGCCAGATTGCTCTGTGCTTGGAAATCGCACTAATATGTCATGCATCGATAACAAG AGTACTTCCATGGATAGTAATCCTTCCAGTCCTGCTAGTGTGggaaagaaagagacaaaGGGTAGGCGAAAACAAAGTTATCCCAGTAAAGCCCCTGCCAGTCCAGATGTGATTAATTATCACCACGAATCCAGCGAAGAACAGGCTCATGATTTCACTGCTTGGTCtaataaaatgaaaggaaaG GTCGGTGAGCAGAAACAGTTTGATCCGCACAGTGGAAACATTGCTAAAAAAGTTGACATGTCTTGTACAAATTGTGGGACTATGACAACAACAATATGGCGGCGAAATATGAAAGGAGAAATGGTCTGTAATGCTTGTGGGTTGTACTATAAACTCCATGGAGTAAATCGCCCTGTCACAATGCGAAGGGACACTATTCATACGCGTAGACGCAGGCCGAAAGGCGAAAAACCAACGAGACACAGaa AAAAAGGAGACGGAAATTCATCACAGCCTGAACAGTTGGATTCGGAGAGTGCAGACATGTTAGCAGCTCTTCGTAGGCAGATCCAACCTCACCTTATGATGGCAGCATTGACTCCTCCTCGTATACCAGGAACTCATCCTCCACCTACTTCTACCCCCCAACTGAACTATCCACTCCCCCTTCCTGGGTATATGATGCAC CATTTGAAGAGCGAAGTGATGGAACAGCAACGTAACATTACAGAAGAAGCAGATGAAGGGGATGAAGAAAATGTCTCGGATGTACCGCTAAATCTAGTTGCTACGTCGCTGTCGGTAGATGCCCAGTGA
- the LOC124175328 gene encoding exosome complex component RRP46, protein MQNQLETTEEEECVLRPMNCELNQLSRPDGSAMFMQGDTVVVAGVYGPIEAKLQKMMHDRATVETMFSPAKGPPCVDDRAKETVIRETCEAVLLTALHPGMAISINVQELQDSGGLLACAINAACLALIISSISMKFTVAAVSCMIDRESGKLIVDPDSTQIQQARVTFTYVFEGIKKDLVSCHTTGRFSENELMESLEKCRAASQNIFDFYRNIVEQYAIKL, encoded by the exons atgcAAAACCAATtggaaactacggaggaagaGGAGTGCGTTTTGAGACCGATGAACTGTGAATTAAATCAGCTGAGCAGACCGGATGGTTCGGCAATGTTTATGCAAG GTGACACCGTCGTTGTTGCCGGAGTTTATGGACCAATTGAAGCGAAGCTACAAAAGATGATGCACGACAGAGCGACCGTTGAAACAATGTTTAGTCCTGCAAAAGGACCACCGT GTGTCGACGACAGAGCGAAAGAAACTGTCATCAGGGAAACGTGCGAGGCTGTACTGCTGACTGCGTTGCACCCTGGCATGGCAATAAGCATAAATGTACAAGAACTGCAGGATTCTGGAGGA TTACTCGCCTGTGCCATTAATGCTGCTTGCCTGGCGCTCATAATCTCCAGTATTTCTATGAAATTCACTGTCGCTGCTGTATCCTGCATGATTGACCGCGAGTCCGGCAAACTGATTGTAGATCCTGATAGCACGCAAATACAG cAGGCACGGGTCACGTTCACGTATGTTTTCGAGGGTATAAAAAAGGACTTGGTGTCTTGCCACACAACTGGTCGATTCTCGGAGAACGAGCTGATGGAATCTCTAGAAAAGTGTCGAGCAGCAAGCCAGAACATCTTCGATTTTTATAGAAACATAGTTGAACAATACGCGATCAAATTATGA
- the LOC124175327 gene encoding thioredoxin domain-containing protein 11 yields MTSGERDTSPQRNGDNLRPTNDSGSDNVVQTSLATSSALEERLASKMLHYGKELCFFAAILFTTLAALHTSPPKVSQPPSARPFFNQSSLVLDFYKGHLGAAIERVTDADLSFVMYYAPWDAESQAVRQEFETVARFYHKQIFFAAINCWHPGSECRAEYSKIQSYPVFMLYPRRGPGVQYRGIRTAPYMIRFLHAFMNPIFRITDRNQLLNLIVDYDAVVIGYFNFIGLKNSPGYNVFYKTAIKSLERDPNKELAFAVVTDTSAQSNYGVTEFPSARLLLWNESLSYPMENEWKSDSLLKWIGGALHQATLWLQPPGTKSLTLAPYLKDGPVLFLFTPRNPFHRYNYYYNLLKAIGVQYYNCGDNLMIEDIVNHLESVRPREKAKHYEKSKQCMRLLDRNRVQQLVPKMSITDRQWINSSCCSQILTNKCLMCKKTTSVLLKNEDAVCAANLNSFYHSCKPTDVFNVPTKEGEEHEKNEFCCENHDMMEDLETSTLTEENDLQTPNALSDYILKDECRHLLTGNNYHPPVFPKNLPRDHQKINLTSSICKTNKTLALIAVDSLQFFHIAEGLGIDVAIKKDKTAVAIVDPLQESQYILEQAVSYNSLVQFINNYTENSLKRYLCSHSRLESVKSSKTQQECSVSENSVICVPELTTDTFLNTVMNPDKDVVVMYHSPYCAFCHAVSYVYLTVAQYLHNMQNLTFVRINGDGNDLPWEYTMNRYPAILFFPAKRKADSIVFPFSLPISIPNFLNFVLANLDCNAHIEALVNICHLGIGDSPADCVSQIRLLCLEIIEDLLQNYRRLRRSLVSATNKTVTSKKLKVLLLRLQHIKEIHLTLGSISDLRIDEDKVILIRNKFKAYFQELSALDIDNSVDRKVVSDKHVNISNVSKLGHEL; encoded by the exons ATGACCAGTGGAGAACGCGACACAAGTCCGCAAAGAAATGGTGATAATTTGCGGCCGACCAATGATTCAGGAAGTGATAACGTGGTCCAAACATCACTCGCAACGAGCTCCGCACTAGAAGAACGATTAGCCTCGAAAATGTTACACTATGGCAAAGAATTATGTTTCTTTGCTGCAATATTATTCACCACCTTAGCTGCTCTTCACACTTC GCCACCAAAAGTGTCACAACCTCCTTCAGCTCGGCCATTCTTTAACCAAAGCTCGCTGGTTTTGGATTTTTACAAAGGTCATTTAGGCGCCGCTATTGAAAGAGTCACAGATGCAGATCTCAGTTTTGTTATGTACTACGCACCATGGGATGCCGAGAGTCAAGCCGTTAGACAAGAGTTTGAAACTGTGGCACGTTTTTACCACAAACAG atattttttgcaGCCATTAATTGCTGGCACCCGGGTTCAGAATGCCGGGCTGAATACAGCAAGATTCAGAGCTACCCAGTTTTTATGCTCTATCCTAGGCGAGGACCTGGTGTTCAGTACAGAGGTATTCGTACTGCACCGTACATGATACGCTTCCTTCACGCATTTATGAACCCAATATTCAGAATAACAGACAGAAATCAGCTCCTGAACCTGATTGTAGACTATGAC GCCGTGGTGATAGGTTACTTTAATTTTATCGGACTAAAAAACTCACCGGGATACAATGTCTTTTACAAAACGGCAATTAAATCACTAGAAAGAGATCCTAACAAAGAGTTAGCATTCGCAGTGGTTACTGATACTTCTGCACAATCTAATTACGGAGTTACGGAATTTCCTTCTGCTAGGTTGCTACTTTGGAACGAGTCATTG AGTTATCCTATGGAAAATGAATGGAAATCTGATAGTTTACTGAAGTGGATTGGCGGAGCACTGCATCAAGCTACTCTTTGGCTGCAACCCCCAGGCACCAAGTCGCTCACACTAGCGCCATATTTGAAGGATGGACCAGTATTGTTTCTATTTACACCCAGGAACCCATTTCATCGATATAACTACTACTATaatttg TTGAAAGCAATTGGAGTACAGTATTATAATTGCGGCGACAACTTGATGATCGAAGACATAGTGAACCACCTGGAGTCTGTTCGTCCCAGGGAAAAAGCAAAGCATTATGAAAAAAGTAAGCAGTGTATGCGCCTTTTAGATAGAAACAGGGTTCAACAACTGGTTCCAAAAATGAGTATTACCGACCGACAGTGGATAAACAGCAGCTGTTGTTCTCAAATTTTAACTAACAAGTGTTTAATGTGCAAGAAGACAACCTCTGTGTTGCTTAAAAATGAGGACGCGGTATGTGCCGCAAATTTGAACAGCTTTTATCACAGCTGTAAGCCAACAGATGTCTTTAACGTACCGACAAAAGAGGGAGAAGAACacgaaaaaaacgaattttgtTGTGAAAACCATGACATGATGGAAGATCTCGAAACTTCTACTTTAACAGAAGAAAATGACTTGCAAACTCCAAATGCTTTGTCTGATTACATTCTAAAAGATGAATGCAGACACTTACTAACTGGAAATAATTATCACCCACCAGTATTTCCGAAAAACTTACCTCGCGATCatcagaaaattaatttaacatCTTCTATATGCAAGACTAACAAAACATTGGCTTTGATAGCTGTTGATAGCCTACAGTTCTTTCATATTGCTGAGGGGCTGGGCATTGATGTTGCAATAAAGAAAGATAAAACTGCTGTGGCTATTGTAGACCCTCTG CAAGAGAGCCAATACATTTTGGAGCAAGCTGTGAGCTATAACTCACTTGTACAATTCATAAACAATTATACCGAGAATTCATTAAAACGATATTTATGCTCACATAGCCGTTTGGAATCAGTAAAGAGTTCTAAAACACAGCAGGAATGCAGTGTCAGCGAAAACTCTGTAATCTGTGTTCCAGAGTTAACAACCGATACATTTTTGAATACTGTTATGAACCCTGACAAG GATGTAGTAGTGATGTACCATTCGCCTTATTGTGCATTTTGTCATGCAGTGTCATACGTGTATCTAACAGTGGCACAGTACTTACACAACATGCAAAATTTAACATTTGTGCGTATTAACGGTGATGGAAACGATCTGCCGTGGGAATATACAATGAACCGATATCCAGCCATTCTCTTCTTCCCTGCTAAAAG AAAAGCAGACAGCATCGTATTTCCGTTCTCTCTACCAATCAGCATTCCAAATTTCCTCAACTTTGTTCTTGCCAACTTGGATTGCAATGCACACATTGAAGCCTTGGTGAACATCTGCCACCTGGGAATAGGAGATTCGCCAGCTGACTGTGTATCCCAAATTAGGCTTCTTTGTTTAGAAATAATCGAAGACTTACTTCAGAACTACAGAAGACTGCGACGAAGTTTAGTTAGTGCTACAAATAAGACTGTCACAAGtaagaaattgaaagtgtTACTATTAAGGTTACAACATATTAAAGAaattcatttgacattgggGTCAATCAGCGATCTACGAATTGACGAGGACAAGGTTATCTTAATTCGAAATAAGTTTAAGGCGTATTTTCAAGAGCTATCAGCTCTTGACATAGACAATAGTGTAGATAGGAAGGTCGTCAGTGACAAGCATGTAAATATTAGCAATGTAAGTAAACTCGGACATGAGTTGTGA
- the LOC124174568 gene encoding transcription factor stalky-like isoform X2 — protein MFNVPPKFYELCRLCLSSDGVKLSIFDEEGTQRNFADKILTCLSIAVNDGDSLPPIICHRCVYKLDVLHNFREVSRKSDVILKQYLDYAMQLSNGDQDNQSFSTAKVADLSPLQSFLQLNKTLFNEKPNSPASIQNVSPSTQTHHLELRTKEMPEQDAIKCEPEDDTCSNSSDPERLEIEDRDPESDGEENGYDMTVSKRVKLDTGYESSKQSTPNRSPVNRMDTPESNCSDTHIDQETTKLWQALAKSLEITRTNGDKLNNGFSGEATNLLRSLINNRQIGITAVETGKVSPQIRFYRDTQGTTIERTMPDCSVLGNRTNMSCIDNKSTSMDSNPSSPASVGKKETKGRRKQSYPSKAPASPDVINYHHESSEEQAHDFTAWSNKMKGKVGEQKQFDPHSGNIAKKVDMSCTNCGTMTTTIWRRNMKGEMVCNACGLYYKLHGVNRPVTMRRDTIHTRRRRPKGEKPTRHRKKGDGNSSQPEQLDSESADMLAALRRQIQPHLMMAALTPPRIPGTHPPPTSTPQLNYPLPLPGYMMHHLKSEVMEQQRNITEEADEGDEENVSDVPLNLVATSLSVDAQ, from the exons ATGTTTAATGTACCGCCAAAATTTTACGAGCTGTGTCGCCTTTGTTTATCGTCGGACGGTGTAAAATTATCCATTTTTGACGAAGAGGGCACGCAGCGTAACTTCGCTGACAAGATACTTACGTGCCTATCGATAGCG GTGAATGATGGGGACTCTCTTCCACCAATCATATGCCATCGCTGTGTGTACAAGTTAGATGTACTTCATAACTTCCGTGAAGTATCTCGCAAGTCTGATGTCATCCTGAAACAGTATCTGGATTATGCCATGCAACTGTCTAACGGAGACCAG GACAATCAATCTTTCTCCACTGCCAAAGTAGCAGACTTAAGTCCGCTCCAGTCGTTTCTTCAATTGAACAAAACCCTTTTCAATGAGAAGCCCAATTCTCCAGCCAGTATTCAAAATGTATCGCCGTCAACGCAGACTCATCACTTAGAATTACGCACGAAGGAGATGCCTGAGCAAGACGCGATAAAATGTGAACCAGAAGATGATACGTGCTCAAACAGTTCCGACCCAGAGAGATTGGAGATCGAAGATCGTGATCCTGAATCTGATGGGGAAGAAAATGGCTATGACATGACCGTTAGTAAGAGGGTCAAATTGGATACTGGATACGAAAGTTCTAAACAAAGTACACCCAATCGAAGTCCTGTTAATAGAATGGACACTCCCGAAAGCAACTGTTCTGACACACACATCGATCAAGAGACAACAAAACTTTGGCAGGCACTTGCAAA AAGTTTGGAAATAACAAGAACAAATGGTGATAAGTTGAACAACGGGTTTAGTGGTGAAGCAACTAATTTGTTGCGCTCTCTAATCAACAATAGGCAGATCGGTATCACCGCCGTTGAGACTGGCAAAGTGTCTCCGCAGATACGATTCTACCGGGATACCCAGGGTACAACAATTGAGCGAACAATGCCAGATTGCTCTGTGCTTGGAAATCGCACTAATATGTCATGCATCGATAACAAG AGTACTTCCATGGATAGTAATCCTTCCAGTCCTGCTAGTGTGggaaagaaagagacaaaGGGTAGGCGAAAACAAAGTTATCCCAGTAAAGCCCCTGCCAGTCCAGATGTGATTAATTATCACCACGAATCCAGCGAAGAACAGGCTCATGATTTCACTGCTTGGTCtaataaaatgaaaggaaaG GTCGGTGAGCAGAAACAGTTTGATCCGCACAGTGGAAACATTGCTAAAAAAGTTGACATGTCTTGTACAAATTGTGGGACTATGACAACAACAATATGGCGGCGAAATATGAAAGGAGAAATGGTCTGTAATGCTTGTGGGTTGTACTATAAACTCCATGGAGTAAATCGCCCTGTCACAATGCGAAGGGACACTATTCATACGCGTAGACGCAGGCCGAAAGGCGAAAAACCAACGAGACACAGaa AAAAAGGAGACGGAAATTCATCACAGCCTGAACAGTTGGATTCGGAGAGTGCAGACATGTTAGCAGCTCTTCGTAGGCAGATCCAACCTCACCTTATGATGGCAGCATTGACTCCTCCTCGTATACCAGGAACTCATCCTCCACCTACTTCTACCCCCCAACTGAACTATCCACTCCCCCTTCCTGGGTATATGATGCAC CATTTGAAGAGCGAAGTGATGGAACAGCAACGTAACATTACAGAAGAAGCAGATGAAGGGGATGAAGAAAATGTCTCGGATGTACCGCTAAATCTAGTTGCTACGTCGCTGTCGGTAGATGCCCAGTGA
- the LOC124174568 gene encoding uncharacterized protein LOC124174568 isoform X1, translating into MFNVPPKFYELCRLCLSSDGVKLSIFDEEGTQRNFADKILTCLSIAVNDGDSLPPIICHRCVYKLDVLHNFREVSRKSDVILKQYLDYAMQLSNGDQDNQSFSTAKVADLSPLQSFLQLNKTLFNEKPNSPASIQNVSPSTQTHHLELRTKEMPEQDAIKCEPEDDTCSNSSDPERLEIEDRDPESDGEENGYDMTVSKRVKLDTGYESSKQSTPNRSPVNRMDTPESNCSDTHIDQETTKLWQALANNRSLEITRTNGDKLNNGFSGEATNLLRSLINNRQIGITAVETGKVSPQIRFYRDTQGTTIERTMPDCSVLGNRTNMSCIDNKSTSMDSNPSSPASVGKKETKGRRKQSYPSKAPASPDVINYHHESSEEQAHDFTAWSNKMKGKVGEQKQFDPHSGNIAKKVDMSCTNCGTMTTTIWRRNMKGEMVCNACGLYYKLHGVNRPVTMRRDTIHTRRRRPKGEKPTRHRKKGDGNSSQPEQLDSESADMLAALRRQIQPHLMMAALTPPRIPGTHPPPTSTPQLNYPLPLPGYMMHHLKSEVMEQQRNITEEADEGDEENVSDVPLNLVATSLSVDAQ; encoded by the exons ATGTTTAATGTACCGCCAAAATTTTACGAGCTGTGTCGCCTTTGTTTATCGTCGGACGGTGTAAAATTATCCATTTTTGACGAAGAGGGCACGCAGCGTAACTTCGCTGACAAGATACTTACGTGCCTATCGATAGCG GTGAATGATGGGGACTCTCTTCCACCAATCATATGCCATCGCTGTGTGTACAAGTTAGATGTACTTCATAACTTCCGTGAAGTATCTCGCAAGTCTGATGTCATCCTGAAACAGTATCTGGATTATGCCATGCAACTGTCTAACGGAGACCAG GACAATCAATCTTTCTCCACTGCCAAAGTAGCAGACTTAAGTCCGCTCCAGTCGTTTCTTCAATTGAACAAAACCCTTTTCAATGAGAAGCCCAATTCTCCAGCCAGTATTCAAAATGTATCGCCGTCAACGCAGACTCATCACTTAGAATTACGCACGAAGGAGATGCCTGAGCAAGACGCGATAAAATGTGAACCAGAAGATGATACGTGCTCAAACAGTTCCGACCCAGAGAGATTGGAGATCGAAGATCGTGATCCTGAATCTGATGGGGAAGAAAATGGCTATGACATGACCGTTAGTAAGAGGGTCAAATTGGATACTGGATACGAAAGTTCTAAACAAAGTACACCCAATCGAAGTCCTGTTAATAGAATGGACACTCCCGAAAGCAACTGTTCTGACACACACATCGATCAAGAGACAACAAAACTTTGGCAGGCACTTGCAAA TAACAGAAGTTTGGAAATAACAAGAACAAATGGTGATAAGTTGAACAACGGGTTTAGTGGTGAAGCAACTAATTTGTTGCGCTCTCTAATCAACAATAGGCAGATCGGTATCACCGCCGTTGAGACTGGCAAAGTGTCTCCGCAGATACGATTCTACCGGGATACCCAGGGTACAACAATTGAGCGAACAATGCCAGATTGCTCTGTGCTTGGAAATCGCACTAATATGTCATGCATCGATAACAAG AGTACTTCCATGGATAGTAATCCTTCCAGTCCTGCTAGTGTGggaaagaaagagacaaaGGGTAGGCGAAAACAAAGTTATCCCAGTAAAGCCCCTGCCAGTCCAGATGTGATTAATTATCACCACGAATCCAGCGAAGAACAGGCTCATGATTTCACTGCTTGGTCtaataaaatgaaaggaaaG GTCGGTGAGCAGAAACAGTTTGATCCGCACAGTGGAAACATTGCTAAAAAAGTTGACATGTCTTGTACAAATTGTGGGACTATGACAACAACAATATGGCGGCGAAATATGAAAGGAGAAATGGTCTGTAATGCTTGTGGGTTGTACTATAAACTCCATGGAGTAAATCGCCCTGTCACAATGCGAAGGGACACTATTCATACGCGTAGACGCAGGCCGAAAGGCGAAAAACCAACGAGACACAGaa AAAAAGGAGACGGAAATTCATCACAGCCTGAACAGTTGGATTCGGAGAGTGCAGACATGTTAGCAGCTCTTCGTAGGCAGATCCAACCTCACCTTATGATGGCAGCATTGACTCCTCCTCGTATACCAGGAACTCATCCTCCACCTACTTCTACCCCCCAACTGAACTATCCACTCCCCCTTCCTGGGTATATGATGCAC CATTTGAAGAGCGAAGTGATGGAACAGCAACGTAACATTACAGAAGAAGCAGATGAAGGGGATGAAGAAAATGTCTCGGATGTACCGCTAAATCTAGTTGCTACGTCGCTGTCGGTAGATGCCCAGTGA